In one window of Miscanthus floridulus cultivar M001 chromosome 12, ASM1932011v1, whole genome shotgun sequence DNA:
- the LOC136498163 gene encoding endoglucanase 12, with product MYSANHWGGSFEIADGAAEDDHSRNMDLDRGALSARQHHELDETQQSWLLGPPEAKKKDKYVDLGCIVVKRKVLWWALWCVVAAFVLIGLPIIIAKSIPHKKPGPPPPDQYTEALHKALLFFNAQKSGHLPKNNGIKWRGNSGLSDGSDAKDVKGGLVGGYYDAGDNIKFHFPMAFSMTLLSWSVIEYSAKYKAMGEYDHVRELIKWGTDYLLLTFNSSASTIDKLYAQVGSAKINGSRPDDHYCWNRPEDMAYPRPSLSVSSAPDLGGEVAAALAAASIVFRDNAAYSKKLSQGAATVYKFARQSGRRTPYSLRQPDIEYYYNSTSYWDEYMWSAAWMYYATGNNSYITFATDPRLPKNAKAFFNILDFSVFSWDNKLPGAQLLLSRLRMFLNPGYPYEESLIGYHNATSLNMCMYFPRFGSFNFTKGGMALFNHGKGQPLQYVVANSFIAALYADYMEAVNVPGWYCGPNFMTTNDLREFAKSQINYILGDNPKKMSYVVGFGKKYPRHLHHRGASTPHNGVKYSCTGGYKWRDSKKADPNLLTGAMVGGPDRNDGFKDSRNTFGQNEPTLVGNTGLVAALVALTNSGRGVGVTTVDKNTMFSAVPPMFPAAPPPPSSWKP from the exons ATGTATTCGGCCAACCACTGGGGCGGCTCGTTCGAGATCGCCGATGGCGCGGCGGAGGACGACCACAGCCGCAACATGGACCTGGACCGCGGCGCGCTGTCGGCGCGGCAGCACCACGAGCTGGACGAGACGCAGCAGAGCTGGCTGCTAGGCCCGCCGGaggccaagaagaaggacaagtacGTGGACCTCGGATGCATCGTCGTCAAGCGCAAGGTCCTGTGGTGGGCCTTGTGGTGCGTCGTCGCCGCTTTCGTCCTCATCGGCCTCCCCATCATCATCGCCAAGTCCATCCCACACAAGAAGCCCGGCCCGCCGCCGCCCGATCAGTACACAGAGGCGCTGCACAAGgcgctcctcttcttcaacgcccAGAAAT CCGGCCACCTTCCCAAGAACAATGGCATCAAGTGGCGCGGGAACTCTGGGCTGTCAGACGGCTCCGACGCCAAGGACGTCAAGGGTGGCCTCGTCGGCGGCTACTACGACGCTGGCGACaacatcaagttccacttcccgATGGCCTTCTCCATGACGCTGCTGAGCTGGTCAGTGATCGAGTACAGCGCCAAGTACAAGGCCATGGGGGAGTATGACCATGTCAGGGAGCTCATCAAGTGGGGCACCGACTATCTGCTACTCACCTTCAACTCCTCTGCTTCCACCATCGACAAGTTATACGCTCAG GTGGGTAGTGCAAAGATCAACGGCAGCCGGCCGGACGACCATTACTGCTGGAACCGGCCGGAGGACATGGCGTACCCTCGGCCTTCACTGTCGGTGAGCTCCGCCCCGGATCTGGGTGGCGAGGTCGCCGCGGCCCTGGCGGCCGCCTCCATCGTGTTCCGCGACAACGCCGCCTACTCCAAGAAGCTGAGCCAGGGTGCGGCCACCGTGTACAAGTTCGCGCGGCAGTCGGGGCGGCGCACCCCGTACTCGCTCCGGCAGCCGGACATCGAGTACTACTACAACTCCACCAGCTACTGGGACGAGTACATGTGGAGCGCGGCGTGGATGTACTACGCGACGGGCAACAACAGCTACATCACCTTCGCCACCGACCCGCGGCTGCCCAAGAACGCCAAGGCCTTCTTCAACATCCTCGACTTCTCGGTGTTCAGCTGGGACAACAAGCTCCCGGGCGCCCAGCTGCTGCTGTCGCGGCTGCGCATGTTCCTCAACCCCGGGTACCCGTACGAGGAGTCGCTCATCGGCTACCACAACGCCACCAGCCTCAACATGTGCATGTACTTCCCGCGCTTCGGCTCCTTCAACTTCACCAAGGGCGGGATGGCGCTCTTCAACCATGGCAAGGGGCAGCCGCTGCAGTACGTCGTCGCCAACTCCTTCATCGCCGCGCTCTACGCCGACTACATGGAGGCCGTCAACGTCCCCGGCTGGTACTGCGGGCCAAACTTCATGACCACCAACGACCTCCGGGAGTTTGCAAAGTCTCAG ATCAACTACATTCTTGGTGACAACCCCAAGAAGATGAGCTACGTGGTTGGGTTCGGCAAAAAGTACCCGCGGCACCTGCACCACCGTGGCGCGTCCACGCCGCACAACGGCGTCAAGTATTCGTGCACCGGCGGCTACAAGTGGCGCGACTCCAAGAAGGCGGACCCGAACCTCCTGACGGGCGCCATGGTCGGCGGGCCTGACAGGAACGACGGCTTCAAGGACTCGCGCAACACCTTCGGGCAGAACGAGCCGACGCTTGTGGGAAACACCGGCCTCGTGGCGGCCCTGGTGGCTCTCACCAACAGCGGCAGGGGAGTCGGCGTCACCACCGTCGACAAGAACACCATGTTCTCCGCCGTGCCGCCAATGTTCcccgccgccccgccgccgccgtcgtcatggAAGCCGTGA
- the LOC136496567 gene encoding dolichyl-diphosphooligosaccharide--protein glycosyltransferase subunit 1B-like, whose translation MMDHRDVMLPLSLRTLATRTLLLLVIASAVSCSSLPPEDGIRVVSAEKRIDLTGPIVKVFLTVKVENAPTASEASRVLLAFTPTEVQHLSIVKATRAEGKRKKKAFVPLSIEASEPATTAPDAPRLYSVLLSTPLKPGDATTLEVLYMLTHSLEPFPAEISQSESQLVYYRDSAVLFSPYHVLEQVTYIKMPSNRIESFTRVDPTTRAGSEVKYGTYNNQMPNSYLPILVHYENNRPFAVVEELVRKVEISHWGNIQITEQYKLKHGGARHKGVFSRLEYQSRPSVSGASSFKNLLARLPPRVHSVYYRDEIGNISSHLRTDSYKSELEIEPRYPLFGGWHCTFTIGYGLPLQDFVSESVDGRRYINLTFGCPLLDTVVDDLTVKVVLPEGSKNPQPVVPFVTEKHLETSYSYLDVVGRTTVVLKKKNVVGEHNVPFQVYYEFNPIFMLVEPLMLISAVLLFFVAFIAYLHMDLSIRKSS comes from the exons ATGATGGACCACCGAGACGTGATGTTGCCCTTGTCCCTCCGAACCCTAGCCACCCGTACCCTCCTCCTGCTCGTCATCGCGTCCGCCGTTTCCTGCTCTTCCTTGCCGCCGGAGGACGGCATCCGGGTCGTCTCTGCAGAGAAAAGG ATCGACCTCACGGGTCCCATCGTCAAAGTCTTCCTAACAGTGAAG GTCGAGAATGCTCCCACTGCCTCTGAAGCATCACGAGTTCTTCTCGCCTTCACGCCCACAGAGGTTCAACATCTCTCTATTGTCAAGGCCACGAGAGCGGAGGGGAAGCGCAAGAAGAAGGCATTCGTACCCCTCTCGATCGAAGCCTCTGAGCCCGCCACCACCGCTCCCGATGCCCCTCGCCTCTACTCTGTTCTGCTCAGCACTCCTCTGAAACCTGGCGATGCAACCACTCTAGAAGTGTTATACATGCTCACTCACTCTTTAGAGCCCTTTCCCGCTGAGATTAGCCAGTCAGAATCCCAGCTGGTTTACTACCGTGACAGTGCGGTGCTTTTCTCGCCCTACCATGTCCTGGAGCAGGTTACCTACATCAAAATGCCAAGCAATAGGATTGAATCCTTCACAAGGGTTGATCCTACCACACGAGCTGGTTCTGAAGTGAAATATGGCACATACAATAACCAGATGCCAAACTCCTATTTGCCAATTCTTGTGCATTATGAGAATAACCGTCCATTTGCTGTTGTTGAGGAACTTGTACGCAAGGTGGAGATTTCTCACTGGGGAAACATCCAAATCACCGAGCAGTATAAACTGAAACACGGCGGTGCTCGTCACAAAGGAGTCTTTTCCAG GCTTGAGTATCAATCTAGGCCATCTGTCAGTGGAGCTTCGTCCTTTAAGAATCTTCTTGCAAGGCTGCCACCTCGGGTTCATTCAGTTTACTATCGTGATGAGATTGGTAACATCTCATCCCATCTGCGCACTGATTCATACAAG TCCGAGCTAGAAATTGAGCCCAGATATCCATTATTTGGTGGCTGGCACTGCACGTTCACCATTGGCTATGGTCTTCCATTGCAAGATTTTGTCTCTGAGTCAGTTGATGGCCGGCGCTACATCAACCTTACTTTTGGTTGCCCTCTATTGGATACTGTGGTTGACGATCTTACAGTTAAA GTTGTGCTTCCTGAAGGATCAAAAAATCCACAGCCTGTAGTTCCTTTTGTGACAGAGAAACATCTTGAG ACTAGTTATTCATACCTTGATGTTGTTGGAAGGACGACAGTTGTACTGAAGAAGAAAAATGTTGTAGGAGAGCACAACGTTCCTTTCCAG GTGTACTATGAATTCAATCCGATCTTCATGCTGGTGGAACCATTGATGCTGATATCTGCAGTGTTGCTGTTTTTTGTTGCCTTCATTGCCTATCTTCACATGGATCTTTCCATCAGAAAATCATCATAG